Below is a genomic region from Azoarcus sp. KH32C.
GCGGACTGATCCAGGCGGTCTTTGTCTATCTGGTCGCGCTGGCGCTGCACGTGGGTATCCGCTGGGACGCCCCGGCGATGATCGGCGTCGCGCTCGCCGTCTTCCTCGGCTCCTGCATCTTTGCGACCTTCTCGCTGATCATCGCGTGCATCGTCAAGACACGCGAACGCTTCATGGGCATCGGGCAAGTCCTGACCATGCCGTTGTTCTTCGCCTCGAACGCGATCTACCCGATCGAGCTGATGCCGGGCTGGCTCAAGGCGCTGGCGGTCGCGAATCCGCTGACCTACCTCGTGGATGCCCTGCGTCACTCGATGATCGTCGGCGGCCACAGCATGTACACGCAGGCGACGAGCTTCGGCGTGATGGCCGCGGTGTTCCTGCTGCTTCTGGCGGCTGCGACCCGGCTCTATCCGGGGCTCGTCCGCTGACGGACAAGCGCCGGACGGTCGCTAATTCCGGAGGGCTGGCCCGCGCCGCTGGCCGCGGCTCGCCCACCAGCGATAGAAGCCCTGCTTGGCCAGCTCCGCGACGCACAGGTACGCGACAACCATTCCCGCGAGGATGAGATAGAACCGGGCCGGCGGTGGCGTAAAGCCGAAATGCGTGCCCAGCGCAGTGAATGGCAGCAGCACCGCGCCCACCACGACCGCCAGCGAAGTCGCCACCAGCAGCGGATGAGGACGACTTCTCAGCGGGTTGCCACGGGTGCGGATGATGAAGATCACCAGCACCTGCGTGCACAGCGATTCGACGAACCATCCGGTCTGAAACAGTCTTTCGCCCGCCTGCAGCACGACCAGCATGACGTAGAAGGTCAGGACGTCGAACAGCGAGCTGATCGGCCCGATCACGAGCATGAAATTACGGATGAAATCGAGATCCAGCGCGCGCGGGCGGCGAATCTCCTCGGCATCCACCGCGTCGAGCGGAATCGGCACTTCGGAAACGTCGTACAGAATGTTGTTGAGCAGGATCTGCGTCGGCAGCATCGGCAGGAAAGGCAGGAACAGCGCCGCCCCGGCCATGCTGAACATGTTGCCGAAGTTGGAGCTGGTTCCCATCATGATGTACTTCATGATGTTGCCGAAGGTGCGCCGTCCTTCCAGTACCGCCGCGTGCAGCACATGCAAGTCGTGTTTCAGCAGAATCATGTCGGCCGCCTCCTTAGCGACGTCTACGGCCGACTCCACCGACAGCCCGACATCCGCCGAATGCAGCGGAGGCGCATCGTTGATGCCGTCGCCCAGATAGCCGACCACGTGGCCGCGCGCCTTCAGCGCCAGAATGACCCTGTCCTTCTGCGCGGGATTGACGCGGCAAAACAAGTTCGCCCCATCGACGCGGGCGCGCAGGGCGTGATCGTCCATCTGCGCGATCTCCTTGCCCGTCAGGAGACCCATGACCGAAATCTGCAACTGGGCGCAGACATGCCGGGTCACCAAGTCACTGTCGCCCGTGACAATCTTGATCGCGACGCCGAGTTTCTTGAGTGCCTCGAGCGCGGCGGCGGCGCTCGCCTTTGGAGGATCGAGAAACGCGGCGAACCCGGCGAGCACCAATCCCGTTTCGTCATCGACAAGGGCATGCGGGTGGTCCGGCGGCACCTCACGCCACGCAATGCCCAGCACGCGGAAACCTTCCTCCTCCAGTCCGTGATACCGGGCGTGGATCGCGGCCAGGGCCGCCTCGTCCGTCGGCCGCTGGATTTCGGCGCCGTCCGCTTCGAAATGGGTGCAAAAATTCACGATCTCGTCGGGAGCCCCCTTCACCACCAGCCAGCGCGACGTGCCGTTATCGACCAGCACGGAGACGCGACGTCGCTCGAAGTCGAACGGAACCTCATCGATCTTCTTCCAGCCGGCAACGTCGATGTGCTCGTGGTCGAGAATCGCCTCGTCGAGCGGGTTCTTCAAGCCGCTCTCGAAGAAGCTGTTGAGATAGGCCAGTTTGAGCACCCGCTCGCTGGAGCGGCCTTCGGCATCCACATGCCGCTCCATGCGGATTTTTGCCTCGGTCAGGGTGCCGGTCTTGTCGGTGCACAGGACATCCATCGAACCGAGGTCCTGGATGGCCGTCTGTCGTTTGACGATCACGTGCGCGTCTGCCATGCGCAGCGCCCCGCGCGACAGCGTCACCGAGATCACCATCGGCAGCAGTTCCGGCGTCAGGCCGACGGCAAGAGCGACTGCGAACAGGAAGGATTCGAGCAAGGGCTTGTGGAACAGGGTGTTCACCAGCAGCACGAACATTACCATCAGCACCGTCAGGCGCATGATCAGCATGCCGAAGCGACGGGTGCCGAGCTCGAAGGAACTCGGTGGCGAGGGGCGTGAAACGCTGTCGGCGATTTTCCCGATCGCGGTCGCTGTGCCGGTCCTGACCATCAGCACCCGCGCCTTGCCGCTGATGACCGATGTGCCCATGAACACCGCATTGCTGGCCTCATCGAGTTCCGTGGCGGAATCGGGGGGCGCCTTCGGCCGCTTTTCGACGGGGTAGGTTTCTCCCGTCAGCACCGCCTGCTTGACGAAGAAATCATCCGCTTCGAGCACCCTTCCGTCCGCCGGAATCAGATCTCCGGCCGCGAGCAACACGACGTCGCCGGGCACGAGCTCGGTCGCCGCCACCTCCTGCGGTTTGCCGTCGCGGATCACCGTGGTCCGCAGCGCGACCGATTGGCGCAGTTTCTCCGCAACCGCGCTGGCTCGATACTCCTGAACGAAATCCAGCGTGACACTCAGGAGAACGATGCAGGTGATGATCAGGAAGTTGGTAATCTCGCCGGTGAAGGCGGACACGACGCTCGCGACGAGCAGGATCAGCACCAGCGGATTCGTGAAGCGGCTCAGGTACTGCAGCAGCAGCGGCCGCTGATGGCGTTCGCGAAACAGGTTGGCACCGAAGCGTGTACGCCGCACCGCGGCCTCCTCGGTCGACAAACCCGCGCCCTCGTCGGCACCCGCCGATGGCGGCTCCAGCCACCACGACTGCGAAGAAGAATCCAGCGGCATCTCCGTCCCCTTGCCCGGCCACCAGTGCTGCCCGTGAAGCGCGTCGATTGTCGGGACATATCCTTACCGTGCGCCTTGCTGCCGGACCCAGTATATGCCTTCGAGATGCGCGAACGCTCGCCGGCGCGGTATCGGACTGGTTTAGCTCGCTTGAGGACGAAACCGGTGGCGAATGGCCGGTAAAATCACGCCATATTCAACACCCTGCACACTATGCGCCCAAGACCGTCGGCGGATTACCTTGCCGGATACCCACCCGCGCTCGCCGCACAGGTTCGACACCTGATCGAGCAGGACCGGCTTGCCGACTTGCTGCTGCGCAAGTACCCGCAAGCGCACACGGTCCGCACCGACCGCGCGCTCTATGACTACGTGCAGGAACTGAAGGGACGGTATCTGCGCAACGCCGGCCAGCTGAGCAAGGTCGCCTTCGACAACAAGATCCACGTGATCCAGCACGCGCTCGGCACCCATACGCGCATCTCGCGCGTGCAGGGCGGCAAGCTCAAGGCGAAATGCGAGATCCGCGTCGCGGCGGTCTTCCGCGAGATGCCGCCCGAATTCCTGCGCATGATCGTCGTGCACGAGCTCGCCCACATCCGCGAGCGCGAGCACGACAAGGCCTTCTACCAGCTATGCCGGCACATGGAGCCGGACTACCACCAGCTGGAGTTCGACCTGCGCAGCTACCTATGCCATCTCGAAGCCACCGGCCGGCCGCTGTGGCCCACTGCGGCCGAGGGCGCGAACTCCTGACGCACAGCATCAGTCCGCCAGCGCACGCACCTTCACTGGCCTGCCCTTGAGCCTGCCGGCGCCGAGCCTGCGGACGGCGTCGCGCGCGATTTCGCGCACGACTGCGACGTAGGTCGTCTGATCGGTCACGGTGATCTTCCCGACCTGTTCGCGCGTAAAGCCGGCCTCGCCGGTCAACGCGCCAAGCACGTCGCCGGGGCGGATCTTGTCCTTGCGGCCGCCCAAAATCTGCAAGGTCACCATCGGCGGCACCAATGGCGAGTCGTCGCCGCTTTGCAGCGAGCCGAGGCCATGCCACTCCGGATCGCTACCCATCATCTGCCCGATGACCGCGACCCGGCGCTTGTCCGCCGGGCTACACAGCGTCAGCGCCCAGCCGTCCTCGTCGGCACGGCCGGTACGGCCGATTCGGTGGATATGGACTTCGGGGTCGGGCGTCACGTCTACGTTGATGACCGCCTCGAGCTGCGCGATATCGAGCCCGCGCGCTGCGACGTCGGTCGCCACCAGCACCGAGCAGCTGCGATTGGCGAACTGGATCAGCACCTGGTCGCGCTCGCGCTGCTCCAGGTCGCCGTTCAGCGTCAGCGCATGGAAGCCCTCGGCTTGCAGCACGTCCCGGAGATTGCGGCACTGCTGTTTGGTGTTGCAGAAGGCGAGCGTGCTGACCGGGCGGTAGTGCTTGAGGAGCGTGCCAACTGCCTGCAGGCGCTCGTCGTGCTTGATCTCGTAAAAGCGCTGGCGGATCTTGCTGCCTTCGTGCTGCTCCAGCAGCTTCACTTCCTGCGGATTGCGCAGGAATTGCTGCGCCAGCCTTTCGATCCCCTCCGGGTAGGTCGCGGAGAACAGCAGCGTCTGGCGTCGGGTGGGGCACTGCTGCGCGACGAAGGCGATGTCGTCATAGAAGCCCATGTCGAGCATGCGGTCGGCCTCGTCAAGCACCAGGGTGTTGAGCGCATCGAGCTTGAGGCTGCCGCGATCGAGGTGATCCATGATGCGGCCGGGCGTGCCGACGACGATGTGTGCGCCATGCTCCAGGCTCGCCCGCTGCGGGCGCATCGTCGTGCCGCCGCACAGCGCGAGGATCTTGATATTGTCGGCCGCACGTGCCAAGCGCCGGATCTCCTGCGTCACCTGATCCGCGAGCTCGCGCGTCGGGCACAGCACCATTGCCTGCACGGCAAAGCGGCGCGGATTGAGGTTTGTCAGCAGCGCCAGCGCAAAGGCCGCGGTCTTGCCGCTACCGGTCTTGGCCTGCGCGATCAGATCGTGACCGGCGAGCGCCAGCGGTAGGCTGGCGGCCTGGATCGGCGTCATCGTGCGGTATTCGAGTTGCTGCAGCGTGGCCTGCAGCGCAGGGGACAACGGCAGCTCGCTGAAGGACGGTGCGGCGTTGCCGGTCGCACCCGGCAGCACGCCGAACGATTGCGGCGGAGTGGATTCGGTCGTGCTCACGTTTCGCCTCATGTGCGCCGGCGCGGGCCGGCCGGCTTGCGCCAGTGGCCGGGACGCTTGTGTTCCGTTTCCGCCGACTTGGGCTTGGGCATCAACAGGTTCTGCCCCGCCCCCTGGCCGGCAGCCCGATGGGCCGCGATCGCCGCACTCAGTTGCGCCACCGTCGGCACCGCGAGCACCTGTTCGCCATGCGCAAGATGCGCC
It encodes:
- a CDS encoding M48 family metallopeptidase, yielding MRPRPSADYLAGYPPALAAQVRHLIEQDRLADLLLRKYPQAHTVRTDRALYDYVQELKGRYLRNAGQLSKVAFDNKIHVIQHALGTHTRISRVQGGKLKAKCEIRVAAVFREMPPEFLRMIVVHELAHIREREHDKAFYQLCRHMEPDYHQLEFDLRSYLCHLEATGRPLWPTAAEGANS
- the dbpA gene encoding ATP-dependent RNA helicase DbpA, whose amino-acid sequence is MRRNVSTTESTPPQSFGVLPGATGNAAPSFSELPLSPALQATLQQLEYRTMTPIQAASLPLALAGHDLIAQAKTGSGKTAAFALALLTNLNPRRFAVQAMVLCPTRELADQVTQEIRRLARAADNIKILALCGGTTMRPQRASLEHGAHIVVGTPGRIMDHLDRGSLKLDALNTLVLDEADRMLDMGFYDDIAFVAQQCPTRRQTLLFSATYPEGIERLAQQFLRNPQEVKLLEQHEGSKIRQRFYEIKHDERLQAVGTLLKHYRPVSTLAFCNTKQQCRNLRDVLQAEGFHALTLNGDLEQRERDQVLIQFANRSCSVLVATDVAARGLDIAQLEAVINVDVTPDPEVHIHRIGRTGRADEDGWALTLCSPADKRRVAVIGQMMGSDPEWHGLGSLQSGDDSPLVPPMVTLQILGGRKDKIRPGDVLGALTGEAGFTREQVGKITVTDQTTYVAVVREIARDAVRRLGAGRLKGRPVKVRALAD
- the mgtA gene encoding magnesium-translocating P-type ATPase, with the protein product MPLDSSSQSWWLEPPSAGADEGAGLSTEEAAVRRTRFGANLFRERHQRPLLLQYLSRFTNPLVLILLVASVVSAFTGEITNFLIITCIVLLSVTLDFVQEYRASAVAEKLRQSVALRTTVIRDGKPQEVAATELVPGDVVLLAAGDLIPADGRVLEADDFFVKQAVLTGETYPVEKRPKAPPDSATELDEASNAVFMGTSVISGKARVLMVRTGTATAIGKIADSVSRPSPPSSFELGTRRFGMLIMRLTVLMVMFVLLVNTLFHKPLLESFLFAVALAVGLTPELLPMVISVTLSRGALRMADAHVIVKRQTAIQDLGSMDVLCTDKTGTLTEAKIRMERHVDAEGRSSERVLKLAYLNSFFESGLKNPLDEAILDHEHIDVAGWKKIDEVPFDFERRRVSVLVDNGTSRWLVVKGAPDEIVNFCTHFEADGAEIQRPTDEAALAAIHARYHGLEEEGFRVLGIAWREVPPDHPHALVDDETGLVLAGFAAFLDPPKASAAAALEALKKLGVAIKIVTGDSDLVTRHVCAQLQISVMGLLTGKEIAQMDDHALRARVDGANLFCRVNPAQKDRVILALKARGHVVGYLGDGINDAPPLHSADVGLSVESAVDVAKEAADMILLKHDLHVLHAAVLEGRRTFGNIMKYIMMGTSSNFGNMFSMAGAALFLPFLPMLPTQILLNNILYDVSEVPIPLDAVDAEEIRRPRALDLDFIRNFMLVIGPISSLFDVLTFYVMLVVLQAGERLFQTGWFVESLCTQVLVIFIIRTRGNPLRSRPHPLLVATSLAVVVGAVLLPFTALGTHFGFTPPPARFYLILAGMVVAYLCVAELAKQGFYRWWASRGQRRGPALRN
- a CDS encoding ABC transporter permease; its protein translation is MNDFAYATAAVANAEIRKLIRDPTELVSRALQPVLWLAVFGQVFSKVRGIPTGDIGYLDFMAPGILAQSILFSAIFYGIAIIWERDLGIVHKLLVTPASRTALVLGKAIAAGLRGLIQAVFVYLVALALHVGIRWDAPAMIGVALAVFLGSCIFATFSLIIACIVKTRERFMGIGQVLTMPLFFASNAIYPIELMPGWLKALAVANPLTYLVDALRHSMIVGGHSMYTQATSFGVMAAVFLLLLAAATRLYPGLVR